A genomic window from Silene latifolia isolate original U9 population chromosome 11, ASM4854445v1, whole genome shotgun sequence includes:
- the LOC141613097 gene encoding uncharacterized protein At4g19900-like — protein sequence MKMRKFSIPSSFVSVCWFSSLFAICLFSFLYLHPRDADNCLNILKINSSDTIISQSSKYDVSNETNLTPNVTNLVPMTESKSNDSVIELPTSNQDAPVAASNEPPPSNPTSNQVDGYDPTKIEEESDEEYDKIPSIDVFANPPWNCSREERILWLKEKLQESKLVKSTSRTQNIDEKIQVFLTNCRVRIFLTWIYPANLFGKREIFALESMLKAHFEGCVVILSRSMDSNPGRSILKPILDRGLKVLTLAPDFHYLFSETPAQGWFERLESGEVDPGTVPITVNLSNLLRLAVLYKYGGVYFDSDMIIIKDVSGLRNMIGVDSVDRGMRSWQTVGNAVLIFDKGHPLLWRFMEEFTWNFDGFKWGFGPEMATRAVSKAVNDSNFHFHVMVPLGFYPIDPISITRLFEKPSKNGPNWVKNKFGEINGESYGIHLWNRQTHGLKIEKKSVIGRLISNHCILCQDVYDS from the coding sequence ATGAAGATGAGAAAATTCTCTATtccttcttcttttgtttctgtTTGTTGGTTTAGTTCTCTTTTTGCTATTTGTTTGTTCTCTTTTCTTTATCTTCATCCTCGCGACGCCGATAATTGTCTTAATATTCTTAAAATTAATAGCTCTGATACCATAATAAGTCAATCTTCCAAGTATGATGTTTCCAATGAAACCAACCTGACACCAAATGTGACTAATTTGGTGCCAATGACCGAGTCTAAGTCTAATGACTCGGTCATTGAGCTCCCGACAAGCAACCAAGATGCACCAGTTGCGGCATCAAATGAGCCGCCACCTTCTAACCCGACAAGCAACCAGGTTGACGGTTATGACCCGACAAAAATCGAGGAAGAATCGGATGAAGAATACGATAAAATCCCGTCAATTGATGTATTCGCGAATCCACCATGGAATTGTTCTAGGGAAGAACGGATCTTATGGCTAAAGGAGAAGCTGCAAGAGTCAAAATTGGTGAAGTCAACGAGTAGAACACAAAATATTGATGAGAAGATTCAAGTTTTTTTAACAAATTGCAGGGTAAGAATCTTTTTAACTTGGATTTACCCTGCAAATTTGTTTGGTAAAAGAGAGATTTTCGCCTTAGAGAGTATGCTCAAGGCACACTTTGAAGGGTGCGTTGTGATACTCTCTAGGTCCATGGACTCTAACCCAGGGCgttccatcctaaaaccaatttTAGACCGTGGGCTTAAAGTCCTGACCCTTGCTCCGGATTTTCACTATCTGTTTAGTGAAACTCCGGCGCAAGGGTGGTTCGAGAGGTTAGAGTCTGGGGAAGTCGATCCAGGGACTGTCCCCATTACTGTGAACCTCTCGAACTTGTTAAGACTAGCTGTATTGTATAAATACGGTGGAGTGTATTTCGATAGTGACATGATCATTATTAAGGATGTTTCGGGATTGAGAAATATGATTGGAGTCGATTCAGTTGACCGCGGTATGAGGTCATGGCAAACAGTAGGCAACGCGGTGTTGATTTTCGACAAGGGGCACCCGTTATTGTGGAGATTTATGGAGGAATTTACCTGGAATTTTGACGGGTTTAAGTGGGGTTTTGGTCCGGAAATGGCAACAAGGGCTGTGTCTAAAGCTGTTAATGATTCAAATTTTCACTTTCATGTTATGGTTCCTCTAGGATTTTACCCAATTGATCCGATCTCGATTACTCGATTATTCGAGAAACCTAGCAAGAATGGCCCAAATTGGGTTAAGAACAAGTTTGGGGAAATCAATGGAGAGTCTTATGGGATTCATCTATGGAATAGACAAACTCATggtttaaaaattgaaaaaaagagTGTCATTGGAAGATTAATTTCTAACCATTGTATATTATGCCAAGATGTTTATGATTCTTGA